TGTGGGAGTTCAAGGTTTGCCCTTTAATGCCAAACTGTAATTCAATTTCGAAGCCTagattctttttcatttttgttaaacTTACTAAACTTATCTTGATAgcattttggtttttggttatTTACTTGATACTACTCAATATTACATTACATTGTCTGGTTGTGTGGCTGATgtgtgaaatttttttggaCGCACTTGACATGATTTTTTTTGGGGTGAGACACTTGGGaggtatttataattttagtgaGTCTCTCGAGATTATTTAGTGCTGTATTGATGGCATCATGTCCTTCATTCTCTAATTTCAGGAGCGCTGCTTTCCTACTTTCTTCTGCCTGTTTACCTTTCCTCTGTTACTGTTGGAGGATCCCCAAACAGTCCTAAAGAGTTTCAATCAGAGGATTGCTTGAGAATAGCTTTATATGATCGAATCCAACCATTGTTGAAGGAGATAATAAGCCCCTTTCAGGTGAACCAGGTCTGTAAAGTCTGCAATATCTCTGTAAAATGGAAACTAATAGGGCTTATAAGAACATTAATCTTAACTCAATTCACAGCCACTATTCTGGTCAGCCCCAATACCACCAAAGGAGTTTCAGCATTCTGAGACAGCATTGAGTACCTTAACATGCGGGTACTTCAACTGAATTTTATCCATTCTAGTTGTCCACCTTACCCTATAATTGTATGGTGGTTACCTGTTTCTGTGTGATTGCCAGGTATTCAATATGTTGGAATAAGTCTGGCTTGCATGAAGTCATTCTTGGAACCACTGGAAGAAAGCAAGGCACCTCTGCCAAAGGAGCACTTTCTCCATCTACAGAGTCATTTCTATGCAAGTAAGCTGACAAATATACATGAACTAACTTCACCTGTAGAAGGCATAAATCACAATCATCATTATTATTGCACAGAAAGCAATTATTGGAGATTTTCTTGTCACTAGAACATGAATGGCAAACTGAATACCCAGCCAACGAGATATCTTATCGAGCACTCAAGGTAGCATTTAATTTTCTGAATGTTACAAATGTTATTGATTGGATTTTATGTTGTCCAGAAATCATGGTTGCTATACGACttcttaagaaaaaatttttggTTTCAGTTCTCCTGGAAAACTTGTGCATTTGAATCATATGAATGTTGACCATGCCCTAGCTTCATCTATTTGGTTTACTGTTTGAGGCAGCATCTTCTGGTCATACTCTTAGAGATTGAATTTTTAGCTTAATAAAATTCATAGTGGACTTTTGGTGACCTTGCTAGTGGAGTAGGATGACCCGATACAATAGTCGGTACTAGTACTAAGAGATTTATCAATTGGGGATATGCGGAGACAGCAgttgattttcaattttcaccTGAAACCAGTGTGAGTTTGTTTCAGTAAGTTTTCTTACCCTTTTATCTCTCATTGGGCATATCTTTATTGTAAGAGTTAGACATCATTGTGGTAAATTACTCGATTTTTGGCAGACGGTGAATGCTGAGAACACTAATCATAAAATATTCATGAATTAATTAGCTGATTACAAAGAAAGATGTTTATTGTTTAGCTTGCAAAGAAACTATCATTAATGAAAATCAAATGGCAAAATGTACAAGTATGAGAGGAAGGGAGGCAAAAGCTGCAAGCATGTGATCAGTTTCATAATTTTCTGGCAACCCCTTTTGAAGAATCCTTGAACTGGACTTCAGATTTGGGATGTACAATCAAGCACTTGTATTTAGTGATTTGACCCACAAAAATTAAACAAGGTGCAGGTGGTTTAGCAGTTGTATTCATCAGCTATATCTGATGAAAAGGTGAAAATTGGATTTCAGTGAGCTGGTAAAAATGGCTGAATATTTGTTATCTTCTTTTAATGGGCTTGACATAGTAATTCCTTTGCAGCAAAGGGCTCAAGAATACATGACAATGTCAAAACTTTTTAAAGGAAGTCCACCTTTCAGCAATTGGCTATTAAAACCAGTTGACACTGAGGCCTACTCCATTTTCAGATAGTGAGGTGAGATATGGGCTACTCATTTCGATTAGCACATCAGCAAGAGTTTGTAAATCGCTCTAAATGATCTGCAGGCATATTACCCATTCTTCATCCAAAGTGAAAGACGGTAAATAGATGAACAGCAAGTGCATGACGAGCTTTCATGGAGGAAAGTCAATATTTAATGAAACAGCAGTTTTGGGCCACTTAGAGAATGGAAGCAACGTCTTAAGTGCCTTTAAAGTCATGATCAATCGAGAGAACAGCCATTGCTTATGCTGTCACTGCAGCTCTTATGGTTCATTGATTAGTATGAATGGGGTGAACGTTCCTCCATTGTAGCTGAGCTGTGCCATCAACCCATGTTGTTGGCACGCCTAGAGTTGGGAAAAGTATTGGGAACTTTTGATTGCTCAGCCaaatgtaatcattttgatcttTTATTAATTAGTTTGTCAATAGAAATGCCCCAAGTTTAGAGATGGTTACAAATCATAAGGTTCGTTTGTTAATAGTGCTACTATAAATCCAATTCTTAATTTTCAGATATAATCTGATCTTGGCACATTCTGGATATCAATAGGGCAAGTGAAAAATATGGCTGCTCCTTGACAGAAGCCATTGTTGGTTACTAGCTTGTGTTGTAATAAACTATTTGTATCAACTGCACGATGGATTTTACATAATTAGTTCGTTATATTATGCAATACACATGCTACACTTTATACAAAATTAGTCACACTTGATTGATGTGTCACATTTTCAACGATTTCTCATATCAACTACATAAATGCAGAGCTGTTCAAATGCATTCCATCTGTTCAAGTGTGACTGGATGTGGCTTATTTTGTGTGAAGAATAGCATCTCTCATAAATTATTACACGCTTGAAGTAGAAGAGCTAATGTCCCTTGGGTTCTCACCATGATTAAATTCAGCTTTAACTGTCATCTTTCTTCACACTTTATTTCGTCCTCTAATCCATTGTGAACAAGATTTTgccaaaaggagaaaaaaagaatagaaaggaAACTCTCATGATGATTCTATACATCCAAGAAATCCCTACATTTGACAAGCTTCAACAAAAGAATGTAACATGAATCAatcaacaaataaaagaaaggccaaaGCTTTAGTCAATAGAAAGatggagaggaaaaagaaagaaaataagaagagaAGTATACATCTCTCTCTAAATCAATCAACAATAGGCCTACAAAGGCCGAAGCTTGCTTGCGAGATAACAGTGATTTCTTTAGAATTTAGAGAGCTCGCGCCTTAATTATGTCAAAGCTCATCTCGCTTGGATCTGTTGCTTGCAACTCTACTTGAACTCCGTCTAGTTCTCTCCTGAATCTATCCTTTGAGCTTGCATAAAGCATCTTACTCCTCACCTTGGATGTATCAGGTGACCTACTAAGACAAGAAGGTAAGAAACTTATACGAGGATGAAAGCTGCAATGAAGAAGATTTTGCTGCTAATCAATTGAAAATGAGCTAATTAAGCAAGTACTGAGGATTACCATGcaatgaagaaaatcttgcttTTCTGGCAATTATCGATGGTAATGAAATCAAAATCAAAGACGGCATAACGGCACTCATTAGGAGGCATGGAGGCAGTGAAATCATCGTAGGTTTCATCAGGACGCCCAACCTTCTCTACTATCACCTGTTGTTTCTTCTCTTCTATCTTAAACACGATGAATCTATGGCTCCTCTTTGCTTTTAGTTCCAAGAATTTGAGCTTGCATTCATCATGTATAGCCATTCCTGACGAAGAATTTGCCTAtccatacatattatatatactagggaataagaaaataataatgttttataatatattcatattgGACTTTCATCTCACTCTGTCAATACGGCACTTTTCATCACTATCAAATCatttatcagtttttttttttttataaataatttgaaagtcGGTGAGCAATGTCAACTTGTCATAGTGGGTCAGATAAGTCTGAAATGATGATGTAGTATGAAGAATTTTCTCTAAGAAGATGAACAAATGATATATCTTTTCtcgaaaagaaaatattatttagcaattattattataataaaagatCAAAGAtcgatggatctatttctaGGAAAAGCTCACTATACACAAAATGATCCTGGTATCGGCAATGGGAAAGTTGCAagaggaaaaatattattaatagatCCGGGGGTCGCAGTATAATCATTTCAAGGTAAAAATCGACAAAACAGAATGTTAAAACACTATATCTTAATATTCCTGATGGCCTGTGAAGACTTaccaaaaaaatatgtatatgattatGTAATGCAGCATTTCATTTCACGTTTAATATTAACACTTGTTTCTACTTTACATCTATGTGACATGCATGACTTTTCATATGAATAATCCTCATGTTAATCAGCTTCACCCATTActtttcacatagaattaacatgcatgcatgcttggtTAAAGAGTTTTGATTAAGAGCATACCATGTTATTGATCCTCCGATGATGGATCAACCCTTTGGAATAATTAAGACGAGGAAAGctgcacacagagagagagagagagagagagagtgatctCAGAAGTCTGGTTTTGAGTTGAGAGGAGCGAGAGATTGGGTTGTTGTCAGGGGCTGGGGAGATAAAAGAGAGGCTGGGGACGAGAGAGATTTTTTGTGGTGGATCAGGAAACTAAAGAGTTGGCATCTTATGATGATTTGTCTAGCTTTTCTTAATGGGGCTGATTGATTCCACAACAGACTTTCTTGCTGCCACCTTGTAATATTAGCTCTTTTTTGCCCAAATTTGGTCAAGATATGTGATTAGGCTGTggaatttgttttggattttgcaGAGTTGTTAGCATTTTGACCATTGTTTTTCCTTGGTTTCCCTTGGATTTCGCAATTCAGTTCCATTCTCACAAGCCATCATGTACGTTGTGCTGTTACAACCAATCAGGATTGGTCAGAAACcattgtagtttggttttgttatAATAAGAGGTGGTTTACCATCTAATATTTTATaccaaattattttataaatcctaagagagagagagagatagagagagagagtcaacaATTTGACCATATTTTTTATTAGGTTTCCAAATGAATGTGaactctctctatatatatgacAGATATTTCTAATTAAACACTTGCTTGCATGTGACTTCATATACAATCCTGAGATAGAAAGGAAATTCTGGGGGTTTTGATGAAAGTCCTAGAAAAAATAGTGATGTGAGTCGGCTTAATTCCATCCTAATCTGCCATCCtgagttatattaatattagataACTTAGGCATTGATGATACGATAATATGTCAATATGGCCATTtaattgcatattttatttctacCTTTGTTATAAAAGTGTCTGTTTGTCTATAAATAGTGATTTGTGTTTGATAGCTACATTACATTT
This genomic interval from Carya illinoinensis cultivar Pawnee chromosome 2, C.illinoinensisPawnee_v1, whole genome shotgun sequence contains the following:
- the LOC122298674 gene encoding actin-depolymerizing factor-like isoform X1 — its product is MANSSSGMAIHDECKLKFLELKAKRSHRFIVFKIEEKKQQVIVEKVGRPDETYDDFTASMPPNECRYAVFDFDFITIDNCQKSKIFFIAWSPDTSKVRSKMLYASSKDRFRRELDGVQVELQATDPSEMSFDIIKARAL
- the LOC122298674 gene encoding actin-depolymerizing factor-like isoform X2; its protein translation is MAIHDECKLKFLELKAKRSHRFIVFKIEEKKQQVIVEKVGRPDETYDDFTASMPPNECRYAVFDFDFITIDNCQKSKIFFIAWSPDTSKVRSKMLYASSKDRFRRELDGVQVELQATDPSEMSFDIIKARAL